A genomic region of Balaenoptera acutorostrata chromosome 4, mBalAcu1.1, whole genome shotgun sequence contains the following coding sequences:
- the ZIC1 gene encoding zinc finger protein ZIC 1 → MLLDAGPQYPAIGVTTFGASRHHSAGDVAERDVGLGINPFADGMGAFKLNPSSHELASAGQTAFTSQAPGYAAAAALGHHHHPGHVGSYSSAAFNSTRDFLFRNRGFGDAAAAASAQHSLFAASAGGFGGPHGHTDAAGHLLFPGLHEQAAGHASPNVVNGQMRLGFSGDMYPRPEQYGQVTSPRSEHYAAPQLHGYGPMNVNMAAHHGAGAFFRYMRQPIKQELICKWIEPEQLANPKKSCNKTFSTMHELVTHVTVEHVGGPEQSNHICFWEECPREGKPFKAKYKLVNHIRVHTGEKPFPCPFPGCGKVFARSENLKIHKRTHTGEKPFKCEFEGCDRRFANSSDRKKHMHVHTSDKPYLCKMCDKSYTHPSSLRKHMKVHESSSQGSQPSPAASSGYESSTPPTIVSPSTDNPTTSSLSPSSSAVHHTAGHSALSSNFNEWYV, encoded by the exons ATGCTCCTGGACGCCGGCCCCCAGTACCCCGCGATCGGCGTGACCACCTTTGGCGCGTCCCGCCACCACTCGGCGGGCGACGTGGCCGAGCGCGACGTGGGCCTGGGCATCAACCCGTTCGCCGACGGCATGGGTGCCTTCAAGCTCAACCCCAGCTCGCACGAGCTGGCCTCCGCGGGCCAGACGGCCTTCACGTCTCAGGCTCCCGGCTACGCGGCTGCGGCGGCCCTGGGACATCACCACCATCCGGGCCACGTCGGCTCCTATTCGAGCGCAGCCTTCAACTCCACGCGGGACTTTCTGTTCCGCAACCGGGGCTTTGGCGACGCGGCGGCTGCAGCCAGCGCGCAACACAGTCTGTTCGCTGCTTCAGCCGGGGGCTTCGGGGGCCCACACGGCCACACGGACGCCGCGGGCCACCTCCTCTTCCCCGGCCTTCACGAGCAGGCGGCGGGCCATGCATCGCCCAACGTGGTCAACGGGCAGATGAGGCTTGGCTTCTCGGGGGACATGTACCCGCGGCCCGAGCAGTATGGCCAGGTGACCAGTCCGCGTTCAGAGCACTATGCCGCGCCGCAGCTGCACGGCTACGGGCCCATGAACGTGAACATGGCCGCGCATCACGGCGCCGGCGCCTTCTTCCGCTATATGCGCCAGCCCATCAAACAGGAGCTCATCTGCAAGTGGATCGAGCCCGAGCAGCTGGCCAACCCCAAAAAGTCGTGCAACAAAACTTTCAGCACCATGCACGAGCTGGTCACGCACGTCACCGTGGAGCACGTCGGCGGACCCGAGCAGAGTAACCACATCTGCTTCTGGGAGGAGTGTCCGCGCGAGGGCAAGCCCTTCAAAGCCAAATACAAACTGGTCAACCACATCCGCGTGCACACGGGCGAGAagcccttcccctgccccttccctggctGCGGCAAGGTCTTCGCCCGTTCTGAGAACTTAAAGATCCACAAAAGGACGCACACAG GGGAGAAGCCCTTCAAGTGCGAGTTCGAGGGCTGCGACCGACGCTTCGCCAATAGCAGCGATCGCAAGAagcacatgcacgtgcacacgaGTGACAAGCCCTATCTTTGCAAGATGTGCGACAAATCCTACACGCACCCCAGCTCGTTGCGCAAACACATGAAG GTCCACGAATCCTCCTCGCAGGGCTCGCAACCTTCGCCGGCCGCCAGCTCGGGCTATGAGTCCTCCACGCCGCCCACCATCGTGTCTCCCTCCACAGACAACCCGACCACCAGCTCCCTGTCGCCCTCCTCCTCCGCGGTCCACCACACAGCCGGCCACAGCGCGCTCTCTTCCAATTTTAACGAATGGTAcgtttaa